In Primulina eburnea isolate SZY01 chromosome 3, ASM2296580v1, whole genome shotgun sequence, one DNA window encodes the following:
- the LOC140827001 gene encoding uncharacterized protein: MAIATIVATTLQGLVNPNANQPPPPPPQHGVKFHYESLRKNKCPTFSGAVVPEVSQSWLKSVETQLRLLEVPVALKVDVIVPFLEDRAGKWWEAISPAMTIAVPITWQRFKEAFLKQYYPAEVRLQKLSEFENFSQVPDMSVVEYTSQFNALGSYAPTIMADEVLKLQFKKGLNSMIQ; encoded by the coding sequence ATGGCCATAGCCACGATCGTGGCAACAACACTGCAAGGGTTAGTGAACCCGAACGCCAACCAACCACCACCTCCTCCACCACAGCATGGAGTAAAGTTCCATTATGAATCCCTCCGCAAGAACAAGTGTCCAACCTTCAGTGGAGCTGTTGTCCCTGAAGTTAGCCAGAGTTGGCTAAAAAGTGTGGAGACTCAGTTGAGACTGTTGGAAGTCCCGGTTGCACTAAAAGTGGACGTGATAGTGCCCTTCCTAGAAGATCGAGCAGGCAAGTGGTGGGAAGCAATCTCGCCAGCCATGACAATTGCAGTACCAATCACGTGGCAACGTTTTAAAGAAGCTTTTCTGAAACAATACTACCCAGCCGAGGTCAGATTGCAAAAACTAAGTGAGTTTGAAAATTTCAGCCAAGTTCCAGACATGTCAGTGGTGGAATATACCTCCCAGTTCAATGCCTTAGGATCTTATGCTCCGACAATCATGGCGGACGAAGTTCTGAAATTGCAGTTTAAGAAAGGGTTGAACAGCATGATCCAATAA